A window of the Juglans microcarpa x Juglans regia isolate MS1-56 chromosome 5D, Jm3101_v1.0, whole genome shotgun sequence genome harbors these coding sequences:
- the LOC121265701 gene encoding zinc finger BED domain-containing protein RICESLEEPER 2-like, with amino-acid sequence MVRGSLVLWFADSSVYESITLVFFLVSKHLSGICILYQPILALPFGGTLSHQGKAAKAKLLESNTLANGDRVNLIDLVEEYENENSIVISHVEPVSDDGGDTANTDAPSIVSTECQTDVQTVANERKKRKRTSNVWNDFVELERDGTKQPQCKWCKSLFKASRSSSTTTLRRHLLTCLPYMGSKKKQKVLAVESKEKDGRFTVSNFTYDRNRVRALASHMILYHEYPFFFLMEHVVFNKFMSANTPYWEKMSRAAAKKEFMITYETEKTKLKALLKPVNKVHITTDMWTSCQMLSYMVVTYHFIDTDWHFQRRVLNFCNVPPLHTGILIADALEKCFQGWGIENKISSITVNNASSNDVAIRIFKDNFRLKKTLSVRGKLFHVCCCAHITNLLVQYGLGEIREIVDCVRDDIKYLVASESRLKQFSEIAKQLQLPLKKLILDVSTRWNSTYLMLDAAIQFKEVFPRYSDSDSSFEWVPTVEEWGQVENVCQLLAIFNEVTNIVSESDYPTSNLFLSEVWRMKDILGKKSRDENEYMKSMVKKMTAKFDKYWGECNLLMAIAAVLDPRFKMVLIQFCFLLIYQDSDASKNIDYVSQVLHELYDEYVHEYNSTLEVQREQENARINVSSCSSSVGRNMQSGQSLFKSFVRSVDTVQPSKSKLDNYLEESIYICEKGLDASFNALEWWKTNNLKFRTLSKLVRDILATPITTVSSESTFNAGGRVIDPYRASLPTETVQMLLCGSDWVRALYGLKRSSTNSLSILVVWLILLNFGNLLFPCCELVTELVTSLINLFGNCLCYQLVYLTVCCLADMSHAYCWVAVLDLFCDFNKSESLMHIFVYEIACIIVLCNLLEICH; translated from the exons ATGGTTCGTGGTTCTCTGGTTCTCTGGTTCGCCGATTCGTCCGTTTATGAGTCGATTAcccttgttttttttcttgtttctaagcATTTGTCTGGGATTTG TATT CTATATCAGCCTATATTAGCCTTGCCTTTTGGAGGCACATTGAGCCATCAAGGCAAGGCTGCCAAGGCAAAACTGTTGGAGTCAAAT actCTAGCAAATGGTGATCGTGTGAATTTGATTGATCTGGTGGAggagtatgaaaatgaaaactctATTGTGATTAGCCATGTAGAGCCCGTATCTGATGATGGTGGAGACACTGCAAATACTGATGCCCCTAGTATTGTCTCTACTGAGTGCCAAACAGATGTTCAAACAGTAgccaatgaaagaaaaaagagaaagaggacTTCCAATGTATGGAATGATTTTGTCGAACTTGAACGAGATGGGACTAAACAACCTCAATGTAAGTGGTGTAAATCTTTGTTTAAAGCATCTCGATCAAGTTCTACGACTACACTACGTAGGCACTTGCTAACTTGTTTGCCATATATGGGGTCTAAGAAAAAACAGAAAGTCTTAGCAGTTGAGTCTAAGGAGAAAGATGGTAGATTCACTGTCTCAAACTTTACCTATGATCGTAATAGGGTCCGAGCGCTTGCCTCTCATATGATACTTTACCATGagtatccatttttttttttaatggagcATGTGGTATTTAATAAGTTCATGAGTGCAAACACTCCATATTGGGAAAAAATGTCTCGGGCTGCTGCAAAGAAGGAATTCATGATAACTTATGAGACTGAAAAGACAAAGTTAAAGGCTTTGCTTAAACCTGTTAACAAAGTTCATATCACAACTGACATGTGGACTTCTTGTCAAATGCTTTCATATATGGTAGTGACATATCATTTTATAGATACTGATTGGCATTTTCAGAGGCGTGTTTTGAACTTTTGTAATGTGCCACCTCTACATACTGGCATTCTTATTGCTGATGCTTTAGAAAAGTGTTTCCAAGGTTGGggaattgagaataaaattagttcaattACTGTTAACAATGCAAGTTCTAATGATGTTGCCATTAGGATCTtcaaagataattttagattgaAGAAAACATTGTCTGTAAGAGGGAAATTGTTTCATGTATGTTGTTGTGCGCATATAACTAATTTACTTGTGCAGTATGGACTTGGAGAGATTAGGGAGATTGTTGATTGTGTGagagatgatataaaatatcTAGTAGCATCCGAGAGTAGGCTAAAACAATTTAGTGAAATTGCAAAACAATTGCAATTGCCCTTAAAGAAATTGATTTTAGATGTGTCTACAAGATGGAACAGCACATATTTAATGTTGGATGCTGCAATTCAGTTCAAAGAAGTTTTTCCTAGATATAGTGATAGTGATAGTAGTTTTGAATGGGTTCCAACAGTTGAAGAGTGGGGGCAAGTTGAAAATGTTTGTCAACTACttgctattttcaatgaagTAACCAATATTGTATCCGAAAGTGATTACCCAACATCAAACTTATTCCTTTCTGAAGTATGGAGAATGAAAGACATCTTAGGTAAGAAGAGTAGAGATGAGAATGAATACATGAAATCAATGGTAAAGAAAATGACTGCTAAGTTTGACAAATATTGGGGGGAGTGTAATCTATTGATGGCAATCGCTGCGGTGTTAGACCCTAGATTCAAAATGGTCTTGATCCAattctgttttcttttaatttatcaagACTCAGACGCTTCTAAGAATATTGATTACGTCTCTCAAGTGTTgcatgagttatatgatgagtaTGTTCATGAATACAATTCAACTCTTGAGGTACAAAGAGAGCAGGAAAATGCTCGAATAAACGTATCCAGTTGTTCCTCAAGTGTTGGGAGAAACATGCAGAGTGGCCagtcattatttaaatcttttgtTAGAAGTGTTGATACCGTGCAGCCTAGTAAATCAAAACTGGACAATTATTTAGAGGAGAGTATATATATCTGTGAAAAGGGTTTAGATGCAAGTTTCAATGCCTTGGAATGGTGGAAAACAAATAATCTTAAGTTTCGAACTTTGTCCAAATTGGTCCGAGATATATTGGCTACACCAATTACCACAGTTAGCTCAGAATCAACATTCAACGCAGGAGGCAGAGTCATTGATCCTTATCGAGCTTCATTGCCAACTGAAACTGTCCAGATGTTGTTATGTGGGTCTGATTGGGTTAGAGCATTATATGGGCTTAAAAGATCATCAACAAATTCT TTGTCTATCTTGGTTGTTTGGCTGATTTTGCTGAATTTTGGTAACTTGTTGTTTCCTTGTTGTGAACTTGTTACTGAACTTGTAACTTCTTTGATAAACTTATTTGGTAACTGCCTGTG TTATCAACTTGTCTACCTAACAGTTTGTTGTCTGGCTGATATGAGTCATGCCTATTGCTGGGTGGCTGTTTTGGATCTGTTCTGTG ATTTCAATAAGTCTGAATCCCTAATGCACATATTTGTTTATGAGATTGcttgtataattgtattgtgTAACTTGTTAGAGATATGCCATTGA
- the LOC121265702 gene encoding uncharacterized protein LOC121265702, with translation MKVSGLCVLFLVLGTDFLFLNFSSGIRTGSFIFPEMVFAQLAGGDAMPMTTASRRLKDNDHNSRSEKKHRQIGRDVNLDDYHPIDPVPSSKAFFKPGPIEHGTDPLMPYIPRPSRPPTPPENGGFA, from the exons ATGAAGGTTTCTGGGTTATGCGTCTTGTTCTTGGTACTGGGGACAGATTTCTTGTTTCTCAACTTCTCGAGTGGTATAAGAACTGGTTCCTTTATTTTTCCCG AAATGGTCTTCGCCCAACTTGCCGGCGGCGATGCTATGCCAATGACCACAGCGAGTAGGAGGCTGAAG GATAATGACCACAATTCGCGCTCTGAGAAGAAGCACCGCCAAATAGGCCGTGATGTAAATCTGGATGATTACCATCCCATTGATCCAGTACCAAGTTCAAAGGCTTTCTTCAAACCTGGACCTATCGAACACGGGACCGATCCTCTTATGCCATATATTCCAAGACCTTCGCGGCCTCCTACCCCTCCTGAAAATGGAGGATTTGCATAG